One Papaver somniferum cultivar HN1 unplaced genomic scaffold, ASM357369v1 unplaced-scaffold_135, whole genome shotgun sequence genomic window, ATATCAGTGATTTTCCACGCATTTTGTGTCAGCTTTTCTTAAATAAAGTTAGAGAATGGCATGGATCAGGAGCTAATATTGTTTCTAAAATGCTTCATGTTGTTGTAGTAAGGAAGGGAAAGAGGCAAACAAGTGACTTCAGAGTtaaggtatgtgaatactaagTGAACAGTGAACatagttatgttttttttttcttcaatatatttttctttttatgtctACAACAATATTACAAAATATTTTTATAAAGATAACAAGAAACTGCAGGAGGAACTTAAACTAGAGCAGCAGGATATGGAAAAGGATCTCAAGTCAGGGTGTTTATCAAACATGAAGTCAGAAAGTTCTGCAGGTGAGCTCTACTCTCTTGCGGAACTAATAATCATCTATTAAATTAGCTTGTCATAAGTAAACATTTCCTTCCACCTTTTGACTTTTATTTGAAAGAAAATGTTCGTACGATGAAATTTTCTTTGTTAGGACATGTATTCAAACATTTCAATTGTTGATATTAAGCAGTTGTGCTATTATTGGGTTGTCTCGTTTCATTCTTGGAATTTTCTTGAAAGGGATTTGTAAGATGTCATGTTAATGAACTTCTGGCTTCTGAGATTGGAGTTTTCCCTGACTAAGTAATTGAATTCCGCAGTTTACAAACTCAGATAAGTACTGTTCTGCTAAGAGGATGAGAAAGTTGATATTCAGCTGACGTCTTTCAAATTTCTTTAAAATGTTACTTCATCAAATGGAAGCAAGAGTTATGAGGATAGAGTAATGTGTCTATTACTTGTCAAGAACCTATGTGCGAAGTTTTCTGCCGTACCTATTGTTCTGTGACTTATCCTTGAGCTCTTAGCAATTCGCCTGTGCAAAACAGGGTTAgcttgttcatatgtttcaactTTTTCCTTGTTCATTTATCGATTGCTCTTTGATTGTTATTTTGCATCTGTTGCTTAGTTGGAAATGTCTTTTTTTTGTGGGCTTTGCAGATGCAAAAATGGATCAAGATGATACTAGAAAATATGGTAATGCAGACATGCAGTGTATTGTTGTACTTGTTATTTTCCTCTGTACATTTGCCTGACTACTTAAATATGTAAAGCTTCATATGTTTGAGATGATGAAAGGTGGATATCATTTATTATCTACACATCTTCTGTTAGCTTTTCTTGGATAAATTTAGAGAATGCCATGGATTTAGAGCTAACATTGTTTCTAAAATGTTTTACGTTGTTGTTGTAGCGGGGAAGGGAAAGAAGCGGAGAAGTGACTTCAACGTTGAGGTGTGTGATTACTATCTAAACGAGCGAATATATTTATGgttaatcttttttttctttttttttaatgccTAAAATATTACAAAGTACTTTTTATGAACAAAACAAGAAACTGCAGGATGAACCTAAGCTAGTGCAGCTGCGTATAGAAAAGAATCCCAATTCAGGGTGTTTATCAAACATGATTCCAGAAAGTTCTACTGGTGAGCTCTACTCTCTCTTGGAACTAATGATTGTCTATTAAATTAGCTTCTGTTAAGTAAATACATCCTTCCACCTTCTCACTTTTAATTGAAAATTAAATGTTCATAGGATGAAATTTTATTCGTTTGGACATGTATTCAAACATGTTAAATTGTTGATACTAAGCAGTTGTGCTACTAATAAGTTGTCTCGTGTAGTTCAATGTTCAGTGTTTCATACTTGGAATTTTCTTAAAAACGGATTAGTAAAACGCCATACTAATGAACTTCTGGCTTCTGACATTGAGTTTACCTTGACTAAGTAATAACCTTCCGCAGCTTACGAGCAATAAACTCAGATAAGTACTTTGTGCTAAGAGGATGAGGAAACTGATATTCAGCTtatttctttcaaatttcttTAAATTGTTACTGCATCAAATGGGAGCAAGAGTTGTGAGGGTAGAGAAATGTGTCTATTACTAGTCAAGAACCTATCTGCAAAGTTTTCTGCCCTACCTATTGTTCTCTGACTTATCCTTGAGCACTTAGCAATTTGCCTGCGCAAAGCAGGGTCAGCTTCTTCATATGTTTCAACTTTTTTCTTGTTCGTTTTTATGGTTACTCTCTGACTGTTAATTTGCCTCTGTTGCTTAGTTGAAAGTGTCTTTTTTTTATGGGCTTTGCAGATGCAAAAATGGATCAAGTGGATACTAGAAAATATGGTAATGCAGACATGTAGTGTATTGTTGTAAATGTTATTTTCCTCTGTTTATTTACCTGACTACTTAAATATGTAAAGCTTCATATGTTTGAGATGATGAAAGGTGGATGTCATTTTTTTTCTACGTATCTTGTGTCAGCTTTTCTTAAATAAGTTTAGAGAAAGCCATGGATTTAGAGCTTATCTTGTTTCTAAAATGCTTTACCTTCTTGTTGTAGGGGGGAAGGGAAAAAAGCGTACTAGTGACTTCAGCGTCGAGGTATGTGATTACTATCTAAATGAATAGCGAACATGTCTATGGTCATATTTTTCCTACAATATTACACAATACTTGTGCACGCATAAATGATTGCATCCTTTCAATTCTGCTCATATTTTCTGCATAATTTACTCCTATTATCTGTACCACTAGTCAACTAGTAATGAGCATTTTCAGTGTCTAATGGATTCtaataatttattttcttttgtggaaTCAAACACGCTAATTCGCGTCAATCAAAGATTGGTTATAAGGATTTTTTTGTGTAAAGTTTTGCATGTTTCTTCGTAGGATGAAACTTAATTAGATCAACTGTTGGAAATGTAAGGATCCTATTTCATCTGGGCTTGTCATTCTTAGAGTAGAAAGTAGAGGTGTGAGATGTGTCGTTAAATTTTCTTTAAGCTAGGGTCTAATATGTAGCAATATCACCCGAAAGGTGTACGTCATTCATTACCTTTTCTTCTATTTTgagatttctttttttgttgttttgaatTTTCAACTTTTTTAGAAATGTGTTTTTGCAGAAACAAAGGCGATGTGATGCTGCATACGAGAATGTGAAGCCATTGGGGTTTCTAAACAAGAAAGTCATCCGAACAAAAATTGATTCCCTTTTGAAGGTAAAACCATAACTTGTGTGCTTCTTGTTGCTGAATGAATGAAACTCTTTAGTTTTTATATTCCTTTACAGTAGGAGTTCCTGAATGGGGTTTTCAGGTTTATGGTGGAGATGAAGGATGGGCTTTCATTGAAGAAGCTTCTTATAAGTTACTGATCGAATGCCTTTTGGAATGTCAAGAGCAACTAGATCTAAATGTCGAAGAAGAAAACAATCAAGGGATACTGCttccaaaagaagaagaagttcaaGAGACTGATGAACAACTTCTGGTACGGTTTATTTCTTTGACGAGCTTCTGGCAAACCATTTTGTGCTGTTAGGAAAAGATTGTGAATTTTCCGTTGATTTATCTTGCTGGCCCTTATTGCAGTTTTATTTTTGGCGATTATAATATTTCTTTGCAATACTGCTCAGTGTAACTACTAATTCTCTCCTTAGTTAAGGTTACTTTTACTTTCTGTAGATAATTCAGGGAACTCTAAAATAAACTTACATGACCTCATGAAATATTTGTTTGTAGTTCGATTAGTTATGTACTAACATTAGAATGTAGTGTCTTCCTATAATGCTTTGCGATGTTCAAGTGATTAATTGCGATGTAATTTTGAGGTCATTGCCTATTTATTTATCTACTTAGATGGATATTGGGGTTATTGATGGTGAAAAGAGAACTCACTTGACATCACATTCCTAATCTTATAGCACAGTGTAGTTCGAGCAATTTGTTTCAGGATTGTAAGTTTGAAATATCTATTAGTTGGCCATGAGTGTGTTGGAATTCCGAGTCACTCGAGGCGGTCCTAAATCGTCTTAGTGTGATTTGGACTGCACACTAAAAGGACAAATACTTGTATAAATGAAAAGCGCAAATACATGTATTTGAATGATTCTTCCTATTGCAtctttaaggttgttttttcacCTTGTTTCCCATGTAACTTGCTATAAGGTCATTGTGTTTTTCCTCATTAGAGTTATGTTCACCTGATATTTCTTCTATCCTTGTGTCTAGAGGAAGAATTCAAGAAGGAAAATTCCAAGGTTGTCCTTAGTTGCAGGGACATCAATGCAGTTGTTAAATATGAACCCAGAGGAAGTGAACCTAGGACTGAGGAGGTCAAGGAGAGAAGAGAAGTGACTAAGTATCTTTTGCCCGCTGCAAAAAAACAGAGGTTGCAAGAAACACTTGGAAATGGCAATCGGAAGTTGGTTTCTGCTGAAGTACAGAAGTTGCAAGAAAATCTTACTGGGTCTGTGCTAGGTACTTCTCAACGCCGTAGGAAGAGGCCCCCATTTGGTTATATTGACAATACGGAAGACTGCGAAGAGGACTATGTTTTCTTTAACACGAAACTCTTACTTTGTAAATGAATGTCCAGAGAGAAGGATGTCTCGGTGAGATTGGGTGGGTGCAGTTGTCTGATCCCGTCTCTCTGAGTTTTTGTGATTAAGAATAGTGTGCAGGATAGATAAAGCGAAGGATAGATGAACTAATACAATTTTTTGCTCCTGGTTTACCAACCTACTAGGGAGTCTGTTGTTTATTGTGATTGGGAACAATCATGAAAACACAGAGGAAAAACAACAACACGAAGATCTAACTGTTAACAGTGTACTCTCTCTTCTTCCTAGAGTAGGCTGTGTATTCTCTCTTTTTgcgttttattttttgaatccttATCAATTGTTTGATAAGTCACTTATGTACAGACATGTAAACAGACCACGAATATTTGGAATCTCAGTTGCACCGAGCTTTTGGTTTGATctcattttgttccttttttagaAGCCTAATAAGCAACCCAGTTGGTTTCCTAAAGCCAAAGAAAGCTAGAGGACAGTAAAGGCATTCAGATTACGCATGTATGGTCGGCAAAAGTTATGATTACAGGTAACGTCAGGTTAATGTCTATTTTGTCAATAAAAAAGAAGATTGGAGCCATAAAAACCAAAACATCtggtgatgttgatgaagttggAATTCGTAAAAGGGTATAAGAACCCAAGATTGTTATGGCAGTGATAACAAGTATCCATTAAAGTTGGAAAATCAGTCACGAGTAGAGTTAATTAGGTAGCCAACATTACGACACTCTAGGCCCCCCAGCCAGAAATTCAACATTAAGTCTGGGTTTGGGTGAACTTGTTGATTAGAGGTGTGTTTTTCATTCCCTTTTCGAGTCTTCAGACGCAAAAACATTAAAACATTTTACCTCACAAAAaggcattttttttcttcttccataagtcagttttttaattttattcgCCACTTTATCTCTAAGCATTTTATTTCCAGAAAAGTTATATATCTCATTATGTATCCAACCGACAACTATTGTAAATGTTTCTTTTTTGTCCACGTTACCATGTTACGTTAGGGTTCTCTAGTGAGAGACTAGTCAAATAGCGTTTAGACTAACATTTCTGTTTTCCTAGATTTtacaatcaaaagaaaataaaattatctATGCTAGTAGACAATGTTACAGTCTTTTCTTTTTGAGTTAGCTAGAAATCGGTGTATGTTCAGTCTGtattcttgttgtgtctttttccCATTGGTTCCTTTGCGTGCCAATATGGATTCGATACATCTGTGTCatctttgtttcttgtttctcACTCGACAGAGTATAAAATGTGGAGTTTGTATCTCTCTTGTTTTTTAATGAGAAAACACATAATTTGCCTGAACCTCTTCTTTTAGGCATCAGAGCCATCTGATCCAAAACCCAATTTATTTTTTCTTCCAATGATTCAAGAATTTcttccttcatcttcatcatcaacatggATGGATAATCCAACTCCAAATTCAGTTTCTAAGATTCCACTTCATCATATCTCAAATTATGTTATTCTGAAATTAACGAAAGATAACTTTTCACTTGGAAATCATTGACGATTCCTGTAATTCATAAGTTCAAACTGATGAAATTTCTAGATGGATCACATCCTTGTCATATTCAATATACCAGTGTTCGTAATCAAGCAAATGAAGTTGAAAATCCTCTCTACATCGATTGGACTGATGAATATGCAACTTTATGTGGATTCAATCGACTCTCTATGAATCGATAATctcttgttggatattttcaacaaacccttgAATTGTAGGCATTTAGGCTGTTCCCGGGAGAAAAATAAGGGTTTGTTGAAAATGCCTTCTAAGTGGCCTAATTGCCTACAGGTTTTCTAACTGACAATGGAAATCCTAGAACAAAAATCTCGTTTCACCAATGGACGCATTGAAAGAAGAGATGCGCCTGTTCACTCTGAAAAGATGCCTGTAGAGATGAAGAGTCATCTCCAAAGGGTGTGATTTCCTCTTTAAATAGGAGACTTGTTTTCCATTCAAAACACATCTTAACtctctctgttttctttcttacaagcatcatcagaaacaaaaccagtgtgttcttggttggatcaaggtcgtacaagctttgaatccaacactgttgtggggcttcaagtatcctgacgTCGATATTCATTGACCTGTTTGTACTCGCAAATTCAATTGGGAaagggtcgaataattgtcgaaaagaatctttcattagagccttgaaccctaatacaacattcttttcttcaccctgtTTTAGTGTCAATTTTCCAACAATTTTCGACAATTAATATCGacatggagggtgaatcttcaatGGTTGCTGCGCAATCACTGCAAGTCATGAATCCGACTTTTAATAGGTTAGAACGATTTGAAGGAGAGGGTTTTACTCGCTGGCAGGAAACTCTCAAATTCAACCTTATGTTTCTGAAACTTTGGGTACATTCTGGAAGATGGGTTAGAAGCCATTCCTGCTGCTACTGACAAGGACGATGAGGAGTTGAAGACAAGGCGAAAGAAGCGTGAAGAAGATGATTTCATGTGCCGAGGTCATATTCTGAATGCTTTGGGGTTGAACGTTTACAATGCTCATCGTACTTATGGAACTGCGAAGGAACTATGGACTGCACTGgagaacaaatacaagatttctgaggCCAGTAACAAGAAGTTCCTGATTTGCAACTTATGGATTGGaaaatggttgacagtaagtctatcattgcccaggtcagtgaTCTTTTGCTTATTGTTAATCATCTTAAAGATGCTGGTATTGATATTGTAAGTTCATTCattgttggggttattatttctcgtccCCCCCCCCCTTCATGGAATAGTtacaagaagaaacttaagcatgctgaaACTGACTACGACTTAGAATGATTGCAGCGTCATCTTCGCATTGAAGAAGATGCTCGTAAGCGTGAGATTAAGGATAGTCAGCAAGATGAAAGTCATTCTAAGATTAATAATGTGCAAGAATCGAAAACTTCGAATTCTTTGAAAGTTCAGAATGATTCTCAGTTTAAGAAGAAATATCCAAACAAGAATGGTAAGAAGAAGGGCCCTTGCTATTTCTGTAAGAAACCCGACCATattgctcgtgactgtcgtcaaaagaagaaacaaatgaATAAGGAAGCAAATATGGTCGATGATTCTAAACTTGTCATTGTTGTGAAAGAGGCCAATACTGTTGCAGATCATGGAAGTGGATGGTGGTACGATACTGGTGCAACCACTCATATCTGTAAAGACCgaaatctttacaagacatatgaGCCTGTTGTCGGAGAATATGTGATTTCTGCAAATCGTCTTCCTAGTAAAGTACATGGAAAAGGCACTGTTGAACTCAAATTTACTTCTGGAAAGATTGTTACCCTTACCAATGTATTACATGTCCCAGACATATGTAAAAACCTTGTTTTTGGAGTCCTTGTTAACAAGGCAGGTTTCGAGGTTAAGTTTGGATCTGATAATTTTGTACTGTCCAAAAACGGAAagtttgttggacaaggatatcCTTGTAACGGAATGGTTAaacttaatttaataaataatggttctgcttatattaTTGACTCTATTAATCTATGGCATGCTATATTAggacatgtgaattatggttctcttagaaaTATGAATAAATTAGGATTAATTTCCAATTGCAATTTTGATAATGTTTCTAagtgtgaaatatgtgtgcaagcaaagataactagGATATCCTTTAAGTCTGTTGTAagaaattcttccttacttgaattagtgCATAGTGATGTTGGTGATCTGAAAAGTCATGTTACTCGTGGTGGATACAAatattatgtcacttttattgaggatagtactagatatgcctatacttacttgatgaaatctaaggatgaagtcaTTGATGAATTTAGAATTTACAAAGCCGAAGTAGAAACACAATTAGAACAGAAAATTAAAGtgttacgttctgatcgtggtggtaaATATTATCCTACTGAGTTTACTGtattttgtcaagagcatggtttaataCATGAATTTACTGCAccatatacacctcaacaaaatggtattgctgaaagaaagaataggacttTGATTGACATGGTTAATGCTATGCTTATTAGTTCTGGTTTtcctaattctttgtggggtgaagccATGTTGTCTGCATGCTATATTTTGAATAGAGtacctttgaaaaagaagaatgcTTCCCCTTATGAACTGTAGTTTAAGAGAAAACCTAATTTGAAAAGACTTAAAGCATGGGGTTGCCTAGCGTATGTTAGAAAGCATGATCCTAAAAAACCAAAGCTAGGAAATAGGgtttataaatgtgcttttgttggatactctcttaatagtattACCTACAGATGTTtaatccttgacacttttgagattatagaatctgtaaaTGTGGAATTTTTTGAAAGCATGACAAGGACAAGTTCTCAGAAACTACCCACTGAAAACCCATTGTTACCAAGTCTAGAACCAATGGAGACTGATAAAAATGATGAACCTTCCTGATCAACACAAAACAATGATATTTCAGTTCCTACTGAAGATATTGATCTTAGAAAAAGTAAGAGAGGAAGAATAGAGAAAAAGCCTGACCCAGAATTCAAATATTACCTTGTAGAGGGTgataagaatgaaattcttagcACTACCATGTATAATATGCATGATGAAGGTGATCCTAAAACCTATGCTGAGGCAATAAGCTCTAGAGATGCTAATTTCTGGAAAGAAGCTATCAATGATGAAAAACATTCCCATTTGAAAAATGGAACTTGGATATACtgtgatttacctcctggtgctaaggcaataggatgtaaatggatattcaagagaaagttgaatGCTGATGGCACCATTGATAAATTTAAGGCCAGATTGATTGCTAAGCGTTACAAACAACaacatggtattgattactttgatacatatgcacCTGTTGCACGAATCACATCtattcgttgcttgattgcactaGATTCTATTCATAAGCTAGttgtacatcaaatggatgtcaaaaccgcttttctaaatggtgatttagaagaagagatatatatggaacaacctgaaggtttcatattgtcaggccaagagaagaaagtgtGTAAACTAGTGAAATCTCTTTATGGCTTGAAGCAAGCtcccatgcaatggcatgagaagttcgacaaagtagctttgtcatatggttttgttgtgaataatgctgataaatgtatctatagtaaacAAGATAAATCTGAGTgcgtgattctctgtttgtatgttgatgacatgcttATTTTTGGGTCTGACTTGTCTATTGTGGAACAAACTAAGAAATTCCTTAGttcaaactttgacatgaaagatctaTGGGAGGCTAATGTGATATTAGGAATTaaaatcctaagaaagggagatgagttggtcttaacccaatctcattacattgagaaatttctcaagaaatatggtcattttgatgacaaaccaGCACCTAGCCCTCTAGATCCTAGTgtgaagttaatgaagaacactgaTAGAGATCATAAACAACTTGAGTATTCCAGTGTttttggcagtcttatgtatgctatgcattgcacaagactgGACATAGCCCAAGCAGTGGGAGtgctatgtcgtttctcaagtaacccTGGAATTGAACATTGGAAAGAAATTTCAAGAGTGTTGGCTTACTTGAAGGGAACCAAAAATTATGGTTTACACTTCCAGAGATATCCCGCTGTATTAGAAGGATACAGTGATGCGAattggaacaatgtagaatccaaatccaaatccaaatctaccagtggatggatatttacattgggaggtgctgctgtgtcttggagttccaagaagcaaacctgcatttctgattcaacaatatTGTCAGAATTGATTGCACTTacagatgcatgtaaggaggcagaatGGCTTAGAAATTTACTAGTAGAAATCCCATTATGGATGAAGCCAACTCCTTCTGTTATGATTAACTGTGACAATCAGGCTACGATCTATAAGGTCTCaaacaagacttataatggaaagtcaagaCATGCTAGTCTTAGACATCAGATTTTCAGACAATTACTCAAAAGAGGAGTAGTTGCAGTAAACTACATTGAATCGAAAAAGAACTTGGCAGACCCTTTCACAAAGTGTCTACCAAAGGATATGCATTCAATAAAGTGTAAGGAGATGGGACTCAGGTCTGTGAAAGAAGTTTGATCACCAATAACGGAAACCCAACTTATGTTATATTTGGAAAAAGATAAACTAAGTTCAATGTGGTACTAACAAGTTATTGCAGTGGTTATGGTACACTAAACTAAAATTTCCCATTGTCCTTCTAGTGTAGTGATTCTGCATGATCTTAgggatggatgaaaatccttaataagtctaacttttttcacaaggtgtctcgcagaaaCACTTTCGCAGTATTTGCAAATCAGGCCGTTTCCTACGAGAATAAGACCGTTCTCAGAaaaagactcatgaatccaggagaAAGCACGGGGCCATAATGTGCGAGCTATGGAACACACTACTTCCTGAAATCAATATGTATGGAGGTTCCGGCTTTAtcacaaggggtacttggttcaagattaAATTCACCATAGGACCTCGATAAAGCTTTGAATATCTTACACTAAGTGGAGGTTGAAACCAAAAAGGTACCTATCACTTATGTATTGGTTTCCACGATGATGCTTTCTCTCAACttagcttgaactacgttggcttgatcccactcgggtacgtaggcagccacttaggtgatgcagccactccagttttaattttttttaattccttattttggtttttgaaaataaggggagaatgttggatattttcaacaaacccttgAATTGTAGGCATTTAGGCTGCTCCAGGGAGAAAAATAAGTTTTTGTTGAAAATTCCTTCTAAGTGGCCTAAATGCCTACAGGTTTTCTAACTGAAAATGGAAATCCTAGAACAGAAATCTCGTTTTACCAATGGACGCATTGAAGGAAGAGACGCGCATGTTCACTATGAAAAGATGCCTGTAGAGATGAAGAGTCATCTCCAAAGGGTGTGATTTCCTCTTTAAATAGGAGACTTGTTTTCCATTCAGAACACATCTCAACtctctctgttttctttcttacaagcatcattagaaacaaaaccagtgtgttcttggttggatcaaggtcgtacaagctttgaatccaacacTGTTGTGGGGATTCAAGTATCCTGACGTCGATATTTATTGACctgtttgtactcgccaattcaattgggaaagggtcgaataattgttgaaaagaatctttcattagagccttgaaccctaatacaacattcttttcttcacccaGTTTTAGTGTCAATTTTCCAACATCTTTTACTTTACCAGATCTAATACATCTTTTTAACTTTTGGACTAGCATCAATAATAGATTTGCTAGAGTTTCAGAGACTCACTCAATTCAATTGTGTACCAAGTTGTTGTCAATTAAAGGTGATAAAACTGCTTcctctttgattaatgaaattaaATCTCTCTTTGTTCAATTAGCTGTCGCCGGTGAGATCATCTCTGACAATGAACTTGTTGTCGTCACTCTATCAGCATTAAATTATGATACATTCCGTTTGCTAATCTATGAGAACCAGAAATCCACCAGTATCCAGCATTAAATTACACAATCTTCTCATTAGTAAAGAAACTGTTGTTAAGGAAAGAAATCAATCTATAATATAAAGGAAAATGATTTGTTTGGTGTTAGTGACAGATTTTTGATGGTCGGTTTTTTCTTCCAGATATACCCTTccgtgttttttcttcttttagccTGTGCGTTTCTACGGCATTTGGGTAAATTTCAAACAAACCAGGAGGCCAATATAGACTACGAGTTTCTTCTTCGTTAAAAGCTCAGTAAATCAGATTGATAATTCTTTCTAGAACTTACCAAATCGTAGACCACCAAAGTATCGAGTTCTAaaacctggcgagattggggtataccagaTTTATATGGACATAGTGCCTTACTAAGGGGAGGATAAAAGTGGGTGAGTTTACTTTATTACCCTTGAACTAATTAACCCTATTCCTTCA contains:
- the LOC113333962 gene encoding uncharacterized protein LOC113333962 isoform X1, with protein sequence MGIPNPKAGGGGAIVNDSPSSTTKRHQTDPSPLSFSEGERVLAYHDPLIYEAKVITVEIKNPYDNTKEYLIHYKGWNKKWDEWVGVERLLKFTEENKKLQEELKLAQQHIEKNPKSGCLSNMNPESFTDAKMDQEDTRIHVRKGKRQTSDFRVKEELKLEQQDMEKDLKSGCLSNMKSESSADAKMDQDDTRKYAGKGKKRRSDFNVEDEPKLVQLRIEKNPNSGCLSNMIPESSTDAKMDQVDTRKYGGKGKKRTSDFSVEKQRRCDAAYENVKPLGFLNKKVIRTKIDSLLKVYGGDEGWAFIEEASYKLLIECLLECQEQLDLNVEEENNQGILLPKEEEVQETDEQLLRKNSRRKIPRLSLVAGTSMQLLNMNPEEVNLGLRRSRREEK
- the LOC113333962 gene encoding AT-rich interactive domain-containing protein 4A-like isoform X3 translates to MGIPNPKAGGGGAIVNDSPSSTTKRHQTDPSPLSFSEGERVLAYHDPLIYEAKVITVEIKNPYDNTKEYLIHYKGWNKKWDEWVGVERLLKFTEENKKLQEELKLAQQHIEKNPKSGCLSNMNPESFTDAKMDQEDTRIHVRKGKRQTSDFRVKEELKLEQQDMEKDLKSGCLSNMKSESSADAKMDQDDTRKYAGKGKKRRSDFNVEDEPKLVQLRIEKNPNSGCLSNMIPESSTGGKGKKRTSDFSVEKQRRCDAAYENVKPLGFLNKKVIRTKIDSLLKVYGGDEGWAFIEEASYKLLIECLLECQEQLDLNVEEENNQGILLPKEEEVQETDEQLLRKNSRRKIPRLSLVAGTSMQLLNMNPEEVNLGLRRSRREEK
- the LOC113333962 gene encoding chromatin modification-related protein EAF3-like isoform X2; translation: MGIPNPKAGGGGAIVNDSPSSTTKRHQTDPSPLSFSEGERVLAYHDPLIYEAKVITVEIKNPYDNTKEYLIHYKGWNKKWDEWVGVERLLKFTEENKKLQEELKLAQQHIEKNPKSGCLSNMNPESFTVRKGKRQTSDFRVKEELKLEQQDMEKDLKSGCLSNMKSESSADAKMDQDDTRKYAGKGKKRRSDFNVEDEPKLVQLRIEKNPNSGCLSNMIPESSTDAKMDQVDTRKYGGKGKKRTSDFSVEKQRRCDAAYENVKPLGFLNKKVIRTKIDSLLKVYGGDEGWAFIEEASYKLLIECLLECQEQLDLNVEEENNQGILLPKEEEVQETDEQLLRKNSRRKIPRLSLVAGTSMQLLNMNPEEVNLGLRRSRREEK
- the LOC113333962 gene encoding chromatin modification-related protein EAF3-like isoform X4, which encodes MGIPNPKAGGGGAIVNDSPSSTTKRHQTDPSPLSFSEGERVLAYHDPLIYEAKVITVEIKNPYDNTKEYLIHYKGWNKKWDEWVGVERLLKFTEENKKLQEELKLAQQHIEKNPKSGCLSNMNPESFTDAKMDQEDTRIHVRKGKRQTSDFRVKEELKLEQQDMEKDLKSGCLSNMKSESSADAKMDQDDTRKYGGKGKKRTSDFSVEKQRRCDAAYENVKPLGFLNKKVIRTKIDSLLKVYGGDEGWAFIEEASYKLLIECLLECQEQLDLNVEEENNQGILLPKEEEVQETDEQLLRKNSRRKIPRLSLVAGTSMQLLNMNPEEVNLGLRRSRREEK